A window of Solanum stenotomum isolate F172 chromosome 9, ASM1918654v1, whole genome shotgun sequence genomic DNA:
CGTCTCCAAAGTTACGGTCGGTACTGATAAGCCTCATTCCTCCGGCGACGATAAGAATGGATATACTGAATCTctcattgaagaagaagaaggcatcAATGACCATAACGTTGTTCAAAAATGCGCTGAAATTCAAAACGCTATTTCTGAAGGTATCAAAGGCGACCTTTGCTCTTACTGTTATTCAATTCATTTATGTAGATTCTGTATATTTTGCCTTTGAGTCCATTACTCGCATGAGTAAATCTAAGCACTGTTTTTGTGCTATTGCAGGTTATTTTAAGTgaaatttttgtataattttgttgATTTCGTAATCTGGTTGTGTTTACTGTGTTAATTTCTAATGGAATATGCTGATTTATGTTGTAAATTAGTTGAGTTTTCTTTGCTGCTAGATTAAGATCTAGCTTCTATATTCATTCGTGTTGTTATCATTATTAAATTATGTAATTCTTTCTTACTTCTCTTACACGTTTTTTGTAGACTTAGACTTTAATTTTGGCCTTTAATTATTGGGAATAATCAATTGCAGATTAGTTTACTTTTTTCCAAGAAACCTTTCATACATAACAGTTACAGATCTAAGATGCCGTGTTAGGTTGGTAATTAGCTATCATCACTATCACATGTCGAGTTATGCTGTGTCGCATCCTtaaaaaatgcactacttttgaaggATCTGATATGCACTCATGGACATTGACATGCACTCGTGTGACATTTTCGAAGAGTTTGAGCAATATAGGTGTCAagtctgctgatttgagatactTATATAAAGCCTTTTTTGCTAATTAATGATTAAGATAAAaaagaagtaattttttttgattaTCTTATGGATTTAAGTATTAGATCTGAACATTAACTAATTACTTTATAGGAAAAAGGCAAAATATTGTGTTCAGTCTGATTACTACAGTGTTAATTTTTGTAATAAGGTTGAGCATCCTAGATGGCCATTCAGAATGTTGAatcaattaagaaaagaaactaGATGGGGTTTAATGTATCAAATCAGGGAGATCTGAACACTTTACACTCTGTCAACAAGACTGCATTTCTTTCGCCGACTCATTTCTGTGGATATCTAAACATTTTACACTCTGCCAATGAGTCTGCATTTCTTTCGCCGACTCATTTCTGTGGATAGCCCTTCATTAAGGTGGAAAGAGGAAAAGGAATGCAGTCTACTTTAACTGGATgacaaataaagaatttgataaaaataatatattgtgtaCAAAAGTTGATCAATTACTTGTTTCAATTGCTAGTTTGATTAAGTTCTATTTGCTTTTACTTTTCTAATTTGTTTTCCTGACCATTTATTTGGACTATATTTGATGGGAAATGCAAAGCTAGCTACTTCTTGCTTAGTTATTTCTTCCAGGTCAGTTAGCATAGGCCAGGAATACTTACCTGACTATTAACTTTTGCAATGGATTCTCATGATCTTaacttttgaatatattttgtacCACAGGAGCAACCTCATTTCTCTTTACAATGTACCAGTATGTTGGTGTTTTCATGGTTGCTTTTGCAATTTTAATCTTCGTTTTCCTCGGCTCTGTTGAGGGATTCAGCACAAAGGACCAGCCTTGCACATATGACAGCACCAAAACTTGCAAGCCAGCTCTTGCAACTGCTGTCTTCAGCACCGTATCGTTTCTGCTTGGTGCTGTTACCTCTGTGGTGTCCGGGTTCCTTGGAATGAAAATCGCCACATATGCAAATGCCAGAACTACCTTGGAGGCTAGAAAAGGTGTCGGGAAGGCTTTTATTGTTGCATTCAGATCTGGTGCTGTGATGGGTTTCCTTCTTGCTGCAAACGGTCTTTTGGTTTTATTCATAACAATCCTTCTATTTAAGATGTACTACGGTGATGACTGGGAAGGTCTATTTGAGGCTATAACTGGTTATGGTCTTGGTGGATCTTCAATGGCCCTCTTTGGTAGAGTTGGTGGAGGGATTTACACCAAAGCAGCAGATGTTGGAGCTGATCTTGTGGGCAAGGTGGAGAGGAACATCCCTGAAGATGATCCTAGAAACCCAGCGGTATGGTTATTTATCTATTAGAATGTAGAGATCTACTTAAAACTTATTTCTAGTTAGCCTTGTTAAGAAACTTCTTTTCTAGTTGGTTCTCAAGTATAAATAGTCTGTCAGGTGATTGCTGACAATGTTGGAGACAATGTCGGAGATATTGCTGGTATGGGATCAGATCTGTTTGGATCTTATGCAGAGTCATCCTGTGCGGCTCTTGTTGTTGCTTCAATCTCCTCCTTCGGTGTCAATCATGAGCTTACTGCCATGCTATATCCCCTTCTCATCAGCTCTGTCGGCATCCTTGTCTGTTTGCTTACCACCTTATTTGCAACTGATTTCTTTGAAGTCAAGGCTGTTAAGGAAATTGAGCCAGCATTGAAGAAGCAACTCATTATCTCAACTGCTCTCATGACTATTGGGATTGCTTTTGTTAGTTGGATTGCCCTTCCATCGACCTTCACAATATTCAATTTCGGAGTTCAGAAAGAAGTAAAGAACTGGTAAGTCTTAATCTTGCTATTACTTTTATAACTTGGTCTTGTGGCACTTGTGCACTGTTTATATATTGGTTTGCATTATTTGGGATTTGGTTGTGAAAGACTGGAAGTTGTGTAAGCATGGAGTGAAGTTTAAGATACAAGAATCCGTTACAGAAGATTGGACAAATGCATTTTCCACTTGAATGGATGACAAAGCTGCAATTTTGACCTTCCTTTCCCTGTCTTTAAAAGATCTAATACTGAGACTAACAGGTTTCCGAATCTGATTTAAACTGCAGGCAATTGTTCTTGTGTGTTGGAGTTGGTTTGTGGGCTGGACTCATTATTGGGTTTGTCACTGAGTACTATACCAGCAATGCTTACAGGTGGTCACCTATTTTGTTGTAGTCATTTCCTTGGCTTCTTTGGCTCTTGTATATCAGAAATTTAAGTTTTGTtctacttttttccttttcccaGCCCCGTCCAAGATGTTGCTGATTCATGCCGTACTGGTGCTGCCACCAATGTCATCTTTGGCCTTGCCTTGGGTTACAAATCTGTCATCATTCCCATTTTTGCCATTGCAATCAGTATATTTGTTAGCTTCAGCTTTGCTGCAATGTACGGCATTGCAGTTGCTGCCCTTGGAATGCTGAGTACTATTGCCACTGGTTTGGCAATTGATGCATATGGTCCCATTAGTGATAATGCAGGAGGTATTGCTGAGATGGCTGGAATGAGCCACAGAATCAGAGAGAGAACTGATGCACTTGATGCTGCAGgaaacaccactgctgctatTGGAAAGGTAATTAAATTCGCTTCTACCCTACACTAAGCAATGAGAGGTTTAGTTGGAAGTCACTATATTACCTTATGATGACAAACTTCTTTTGTACCTATAACAATGACAGGGATTTGCTATTGGTTCTGCTGCACTCGTGTCTCTTGCCCTCTTTGGTGCGTTTGTCAGCCGAGCAGCAATTTCCACTGTAGATGTCTTGACACCTAAAGTCTTCATTGGTTTGCTAGTCGGTGCAATGCTTCCTTACTGGTTCTCCGCCATGACAATGAAGAGTGTTGGAAGCGCTGCTCTTAAGATGGTTGAGGAAGTGCGCAGGCAATTCAACACCATCCCTGGTCTCATGGAAGGAACTGCCAAGCCTGACTATGCCACCTGTGTCAAGATCTCCACAGATGCATCAATCAAGGAGATGATTCCACCTGGTGCTCTTGTCATGCTCACTCCATTGATTGTTGGGATCTTGTTTGGCGTCGAAACACTTTCTGGTGTTCTTGCAGGATCTCTCGTCTCTGGTGTACAGGTAAGAAAACATATAGAAGATTGTGAATGTGTTTTTAAATAACTTCAAATGGTCTGAATCTCTAATCCTGGATGAACTTTGTTTCCGTAGATTGCCATTTCTGCATCCAACACCGGTGGTGCCTGGGACAACGCTAAGAAGTACATCGAGGTAAAGTATTTCTTTTGGACCTTTCACTTAGATTGCTGTACGTTTCAACTCTAATAATATGTGTTGGTTATGAATGATAGGCTGGAGCCTCAGAACATGCAAGGACTCTTGGCCCCAAGGGATCTGATGCACACAAAGCTGCTGTAATTGGTGACACTGTTGGTGACCCTCTCAAGGACACATCTGGACCATCATTGAACATTCTTATCAAGCTGATGGCTGTGGAGTCCCTTGTGTTTGCTCCCTTCTTTGCCACCCACGGTGGTCTTCTCTTCAAGTTGTTTTAAAAAGCAAATGCAACCAACTCCTATGTCACATGACTGTATCATGAATCTATtgttcctcttttctcttcccCCATATTTCACATTCAAACTTCCTTTCAAGCATTTTTCGTGTTTTTAGTAGCTAGAATGTGGGGATTAGCATATGGTGTTAGGCTTTGGAGGGAGATTATTCACGAGAATGCGCGTTGTGATGATGGTAAGGGTGAAGTGATTTTGCAGAGTTCAGAAACATCAAATGTTCTTTCCTAGAGTAATTGTATcagttttttttctctcttaatACCTTCTTGTCTTTGCCATTTTTGGGTGTTCAATTTTTGAAGACTTACTAAGCTTTATGTGCATTTGCCTTTTCTTTCTCCATTATTAtctatacatacatacatacaagTAACATAACGTAGACTGGGAGAGGCAACCATTCGCATAGGGTGgtctttaatttaaatttctagcaaaagtttatattttttgtattattatataacaCAAGTTACGAGATATAACTTTGGTCCTATAAAATTTATGCCTCAGTTTTAGAATGTTAGTTAGCCTCATTACTTCCCGTTGGGTGAGAGGTGGACCTAATCCACGTACCCATTCATCAATCACGGTGTTCAAACCCCTATGGCTATTGCAAGGAATTAGGCAcctatctttttattgttgcCAATGAATCTCTTCCATCTTCCATTCTACTCTATATTAGAACATTTCTGTGAATGGTAACCTAATCTAAGTGGTCTTATTCTTTGTCCCGtactaaaaaatattactcctcTTTTCATTCCAAATTCAAGAATACGATTAATTGGTATGTGCGCCTCTCTATCTTCCGAAATTAGGTCATACTTAAATATACTGTTATGTATAATCCATCCAATCTGGTTCATATTTAATACAAACATGTTCTccattgtttttaatttattttaatcaattGAGAAAAATCGttttaaatctgaaaaaaaGGCTAAAGAAATAGAGATCAACTTATCAAATAATGGCAGTCCACTCTGTCCAGCCCAATTAGAAACAAATTACTATAATTTTGGGAATTTGAGTTATCAATGACTTTTTAATGGACTTGACTAGAAGGAACATGTGTAGTGTGGGGAGCAAttgtagtt
This region includes:
- the LOC125875921 gene encoding pyrophosphate-energized vacuolar membrane proton pump, which gives rise to MGVTILTDLGMEILIPICAVIGIAFSLFQWYLVSKVTVGTDKPHSSGDDKNGYTESLIEEEEGINDHNVVQKCAEIQNAISEGATSFLFTMYQYVGVFMVAFAILIFVFLGSVEGFSTKDQPCTYDSTKTCKPALATAVFSTVSFLLGAVTSVVSGFLGMKIATYANARTTLEARKGVGKAFIVAFRSGAVMGFLLAANGLLVLFITILLFKMYYGDDWEGLFEAITGYGLGGSSMALFGRVGGGIYTKAADVGADLVGKVERNIPEDDPRNPAVIADNVGDNVGDIAGMGSDLFGSYAESSCAALVVASISSFGVNHELTAMLYPLLISSVGILVCLLTTLFATDFFEVKAVKEIEPALKKQLIISTALMTIGIAFVSWIALPSTFTIFNFGVQKEVKNWQLFLCVGVGLWAGLIIGFVTEYYTSNAYSPVQDVADSCRTGAATNVIFGLALGYKSVIIPIFAIAISIFVSFSFAAMYGIAVAALGMLSTIATGLAIDAYGPISDNAGGIAEMAGMSHRIRERTDALDAAGNTTAAIGKGFAIGSAALVSLALFGAFVSRAAISTVDVLTPKVFIGLLVGAMLPYWFSAMTMKSVGSAALKMVEEVRRQFNTIPGLMEGTAKPDYATCVKISTDASIKEMIPPGALVMLTPLIVGILFGVETLSGVLAGSLVSGVQIAISASNTGGAWDNAKKYIEAGASEHARTLGPKGSDAHKAAVIGDTVGDPLKDTSGPSLNILIKLMAVESLVFAPFFATHGGLLFKLF